A genome region from Nocardioides cynanchi includes the following:
- a CDS encoding BMP family lipoprotein produces the protein MRHTIKIVAALGAASLLIAGCGKPSSSTASNGPTTPTSSDTSAAGGSLKACMVLDTGGVDDHSFNQSSWAGLQAANKANPNIKISYVPSSSQNDYTPNLTAETNKGCDTVIAVGGLMTDAVTKIAKKNPSQQYAEIDSASSGPNVYGLQYNTAQGGFLGGYLAAGMSKTGKVATYGGLNIPPVTIYMDGFWEGVQYYNQQNSKNVQVLGWDEKNQKGGTFANSFTDANKGKQITAQFQQQGADIVFPVAGGTGVGSAAAAAASGGQLSVIWVDTDGCESVSQYCKYFLTSVTKNLSGSVQEYATQAASGTFPKGNYVGTLDNNGTGLAPFHDFDSKVPSTLKSQLDQVKADIISGKIKITSPSQPQ, from the coding sequence TTGCGCCACACCATCAAGATCGTCGCGGCCCTCGGCGCCGCGTCGCTGCTGATCGCCGGCTGCGGCAAGCCCAGCAGCTCGACCGCTTCCAACGGCCCGACCACGCCGACCAGCTCGGACACCTCGGCCGCCGGCGGCAGCCTGAAGGCCTGCATGGTGCTCGACACCGGCGGTGTCGACGACCACTCGTTCAACCAGTCCTCGTGGGCCGGTCTCCAGGCCGCGAACAAGGCCAACCCGAACATCAAGATCTCCTACGTGCCGTCGTCCTCGCAGAACGACTACACGCCGAACCTGACCGCCGAGACCAACAAGGGCTGCGACACCGTGATCGCGGTCGGCGGCCTGATGACCGACGCCGTCACCAAGATCGCGAAGAAGAACCCCAGCCAGCAGTACGCCGAGATCGACTCCGCGTCGTCGGGCCCGAACGTCTACGGCCTCCAGTACAACACCGCCCAGGGCGGCTTCCTCGGCGGCTACCTCGCCGCCGGCATGAGCAAGACCGGCAAGGTCGCGACGTACGGCGGGCTGAACATCCCGCCGGTCACCATCTACATGGACGGCTTCTGGGAGGGCGTGCAGTACTACAACCAGCAGAACAGCAAGAACGTCCAGGTGCTCGGTTGGGACGAGAAGAACCAGAAGGGCGGCACTTTCGCCAACTCCTTCACCGACGCCAACAAGGGCAAGCAGATCACCGCTCAGTTCCAGCAGCAGGGCGCTGACATCGTCTTCCCGGTCGCCGGTGGCACGGGCGTCGGCTCGGCCGCGGCCGCTGCCGCGTCGGGTGGCCAGCTCTCGGTGATCTGGGTCGACACCGACGGCTGCGAGAGCGTCTCGCAGTACTGCAAGTACTTCCTGACCTCGGTCACCAAGAACCTCAGCGGTTCGGTGCAGGAGTACGCGACGCAGGCCGCCTCGGGCACGTTCCCGAAGGGCAACTACGTCGGCACCCTGGACAACAACGGCACCGGTCTCGCGCCGTTCCACGACTTCGACAGCAAGGTCCCGTCGACCCTGAAGTCGCAGCTCGACCAGGTCAAGGCCGACATCATCTCGGGCAAGATCAAGATCACCTCGCCCAGCCAGCCTCAGTGA
- a CDS encoding amidohydrolase produces MSTEDAYALIDTVVDKHTDDLLDLRRDLHAHPELSWEETRTTDLVSHHLDQIGWRITRTGASGLVADLGETGPRVALRADLDALPVDDTTTDPWHSQVPGVAHACGHDVHTAALLGAGIALAEAHAAGLVPGRVRLLFQPAEEVMPGGAQRLINLGALDEVSRIFCLHCDPSIDVGQVGLREGPITGAADALEIRLSGGGGHTSRPHLTEDLTFALAKLVTELPAVLSRRLDPRAGVSVVWGRVAAGRATNVIPESGTLGGTVRMLDAVAWSDMEHRIRAHVDEILAPYGVRAEVDYRRGVPPVVNEQASIALLGAAVETVLGPHGRAPTSQSLGGEDFAWYLTRVPGAMGRLGTRSPGGTTYDIHQGNLRVDERAIPIAAKLLATVAVGSL; encoded by the coding sequence ATGTCCACGGAAGATGCGTATGCGCTGATCGACACGGTCGTCGACAAGCACACCGACGACCTCCTCGATCTGCGCCGCGACCTCCACGCCCACCCGGAGCTCTCCTGGGAGGAGACCCGGACCACCGACCTGGTGAGCCACCACCTCGACCAGATCGGCTGGCGGATCACTCGCACCGGTGCGTCCGGCCTGGTCGCCGACCTCGGCGAGACCGGCCCGCGGGTGGCCCTGCGCGCCGATCTCGACGCACTCCCGGTCGACGACACCACCACCGACCCGTGGCACAGCCAGGTGCCGGGGGTGGCCCACGCGTGCGGGCACGACGTCCACACCGCGGCGCTGCTCGGTGCCGGCATCGCGCTGGCCGAGGCGCACGCCGCCGGGCTCGTACCCGGACGGGTCAGGCTGCTCTTCCAGCCGGCCGAGGAGGTGATGCCCGGTGGTGCGCAGCGGCTGATCAACCTCGGCGCCCTCGACGAGGTCAGCCGGATCTTCTGCCTGCACTGCGACCCCAGCATCGACGTCGGGCAGGTCGGACTGCGCGAGGGTCCGATCACCGGTGCGGCCGACGCGCTCGAGATCCGGCTCTCGGGCGGCGGCGGCCACACCAGTCGCCCGCACCTGACCGAGGACCTCACCTTCGCGCTGGCCAAGTTGGTGACCGAGCTCCCGGCCGTGCTCTCGCGCCGCCTCGACCCGCGGGCCGGCGTCAGCGTGGTCTGGGGCCGGGTCGCGGCCGGCCGGGCCACCAACGTGATCCCCGAGTCCGGGACGCTGGGCGGGACGGTCCGGATGCTCGACGCCGTCGCCTGGAGCGACATGGAGCACCGGATCCGCGCCCACGTCGACGAGATCCTCGCGCCGTACGGCGTCCGGGCCGAGGTCGACTACCGACGCGGGGTCCCGCCGGTGGTCAACGAGCAGGCCTCGATCGCGCTCCTGGGTGCGGCCGTGGAGACCGTGCTCGGGCCGCACGGCCGGGCGCCGACCTCGCAGAGCCTCGGCGGCGAGGACTTCGCGTGGTACCTCACCCGGGTTCCCGGGGCCATGGGCCGCCTCGGTACCCGCTCGCCCGGGGGCACGACGTACGACATCCACCAGGGCAACCTGCGCGTCGACGAGCGCGCCATCCCCATCGCCGCCAAGCTCCTGGCGACCGTGGCCGTCGGCTCGCTCTGA
- the meaB gene encoding methylmalonyl Co-A mutase-associated GTPase MeaB, translated as MADVDDLVDGIAAGRRAAVSRAITLVESSRPEHRAEARHLLARLTAPGEPTVRVGISGLPGVGKSTFIEALGGRLTAAGHRVGVLAVDPSSSRTGGSVLGDKTRMPDLAVDQHAFIRPSPSAGTLGGVARATSQAMLVLEAASYDVVLVETVGVGQSEITVAGMVDTFLFLTLARTGDQLQGIKRGILEIADVIAVNKADGEHEAEARVAARELAGALRMVHGKAAWAPPVVTCSGLTGAGVDEVWGEVLAHRDRLGVAGLADRRAHQQLDFAWALVRDELEQRLRRSAPVRAVREQVREQVLRGELPAVEAADRILAAYDEA; from the coding sequence ATGGCCGACGTGGACGACCTCGTCGACGGGATCGCTGCCGGCCGACGGGCCGCCGTCAGCCGGGCGATCACCCTGGTGGAGTCCAGCCGGCCCGAGCACCGCGCCGAGGCGCGACACCTGCTCGCGCGGCTGACGGCACCCGGCGAGCCCACCGTCCGGGTCGGCATCTCCGGGCTGCCAGGGGTCGGGAAGTCCACGTTCATCGAGGCGCTGGGGGGCCGGCTGACCGCAGCCGGACACCGCGTCGGCGTGCTCGCCGTGGACCCGAGCAGCTCGCGCACCGGAGGCTCGGTGCTCGGTGACAAGACCCGGATGCCCGACCTGGCCGTCGACCAGCACGCCTTCATCCGGCCGAGCCCGAGTGCCGGCACCCTCGGCGGCGTCGCCCGCGCGACCAGCCAGGCGATGCTCGTGCTCGAGGCCGCGTCGTACGACGTCGTGCTGGTGGAGACCGTCGGCGTCGGGCAGTCCGAGATCACCGTGGCCGGCATGGTCGACACGTTCCTGTTCCTGACCCTGGCCCGGACCGGCGACCAGCTCCAGGGCATCAAGCGCGGCATCCTCGAGATCGCCGACGTGATCGCGGTCAACAAGGCCGACGGCGAGCACGAGGCCGAGGCCCGGGTCGCCGCCCGCGAGCTGGCCGGGGCGCTACGGATGGTGCACGGCAAGGCCGCCTGGGCGCCTCCGGTGGTGACCTGCTCGGGACTGACCGGGGCGGGGGTCGACGAGGTCTGGGGCGAGGTGCTGGCGCACCGCGACCGGCTCGGGGTGGCCGGACTGGCCGACCGGCGCGCGCACCAGCAGCTCGACTTCGCCTGGGCGTTGGTCCGCGACGAGCTCGAGCAGCGGCTCCGGCGGTCGGCGCCGGTGCGCGCCGTACGCGAGCAGGTGCGCGAGCAGGTGCTGCGCGGCGAGCTCCCGGCCGTCGAGGCCGCCGACCGGATCCTCGCGGCGTACGACGAGGCCTGA
- the scpA gene encoding methylmalonyl-CoA mutase, producing MTSVPPSFAGLPLSGDEVVSTPLDHRDALDHRDALDHRDALDHRDALDHRDALDHRDALDHRDALDHREGASPWHSPEGIDILPVYGPEHLADLDALDTWPGLTPYLRGPYPTMYTTQPWTIRQYAGFSTAEESNAFYRRNLAAGQKGLSVAFDLATHRGYDSDHPRVRGDVGMAGVAIDSIYDARTLFDGIPLDQMSVSMTMNGAVLPIMALYIAAAEEQGVKPEQLAGTIQNDILKEFMVRNTYIYPLAPSMRIVGDIFSYTAEHMPRFNSISISGYHMQEAGATADLELAYTLADGVEYLRTGVRAGLDIDHFAPRLSFFWAIGMNFFMEVAKMRAARALWARLVRDFEPQNPKSLSLRTHCQTSGWSLTAQDVFNNVGRTCIEAMAATQGHTQSLHTNALDEAIALPTDFSARIARNTQLLLQQESGTTWTIDPWAGSYYVERLTHDLAERAWAHIQEVERAGGMSKAIEQGIPKLRIEEAAARTQARIDSGAQAVIGVNTYRLADEDPLDVRRVDNDEVYRQQIAKLERLRAERDDDDVRRALEALTKAAGEPEGQGDNLLALAVDAARAKATVGEISGALEQVWGRHRATIRTISGVFRDEAGSAGDQLVEQVLAATADFEEAEGRRPRILIAKMGQDGHDRGQKVVVSAFADMGFDVDVGPLFSTPEEVAQQAVDADVHIVGVSSLAAGHLTLLPALKQALADLGRDDIMIVIGGVIPPADVPALTEMGAAAIFLPGTVIAASALDLLARLRARLDT from the coding sequence ATGACCTCCGTGCCGCCGAGCTTCGCTGGCCTCCCGCTGAGCGGCGACGAGGTGGTCTCGACTCCGCTCGACCACCGGGACGCGCTCGACCACCGGGACGCGCTCGACCACCGGGACGCGCTCGACCACCGGGACGCGCTCGACCACCGGGACGCGCTCGACCACCGGGACGCGCTCGACCACCGGGACGCGCTCGACCACCGAGAGGGCGCCTCCCCGTGGCACTCGCCGGAGGGGATCGACATCCTCCCGGTCTACGGACCCGAGCACCTCGCGGACCTCGACGCCCTCGACACCTGGCCCGGCCTCACGCCGTACCTGCGGGGTCCCTACCCGACGATGTACACCACCCAGCCCTGGACGATCCGGCAGTACGCCGGCTTCTCCACCGCCGAGGAGTCCAACGCGTTCTACCGGCGCAACCTCGCCGCCGGGCAGAAGGGGCTGAGCGTCGCCTTCGACCTGGCGACCCACCGCGGCTACGACTCCGACCACCCGCGGGTGCGCGGCGACGTCGGCATGGCCGGAGTGGCGATCGACTCGATCTACGACGCGCGGACGCTCTTCGACGGGATCCCGCTCGACCAGATGAGCGTGAGCATGACCATGAACGGCGCGGTGCTGCCGATCATGGCGCTCTACATCGCCGCCGCCGAGGAGCAGGGCGTCAAGCCCGAGCAGCTGGCCGGGACCATCCAGAACGACATCCTCAAGGAGTTCATGGTCCGCAACACCTACATCTACCCGCTGGCCCCGAGCATGCGGATCGTCGGCGACATCTTCAGCTACACCGCCGAGCACATGCCGCGCTTCAACTCGATCTCGATCTCCGGCTACCACATGCAGGAGGCCGGGGCGACCGCCGACCTCGAGCTCGCCTACACGCTGGCCGACGGCGTGGAGTACCTCCGCACCGGCGTGCGGGCCGGTCTCGACATCGACCACTTCGCGCCGCGGCTCAGCTTCTTCTGGGCGATCGGGATGAACTTCTTCATGGAGGTCGCCAAGATGCGCGCGGCCCGTGCGCTCTGGGCCCGGCTGGTGCGCGACTTCGAGCCGCAGAACCCCAAGAGCCTGAGCCTGCGCACCCACTGCCAGACCAGCGGCTGGAGCCTGACCGCGCAGGACGTCTTCAACAACGTCGGCCGCACCTGCATCGAGGCGATGGCGGCGACCCAGGGGCACACCCAGAGCCTGCACACCAACGCCCTCGACGAGGCGATCGCGCTGCCCACCGACTTCAGCGCCCGGATCGCCCGCAACACCCAGCTCCTCCTCCAGCAGGAGAGCGGCACGACCTGGACGATCGACCCCTGGGCCGGCAGCTACTACGTCGAGAGGCTGACCCACGACCTCGCCGAGCGTGCCTGGGCCCACATCCAGGAGGTCGAGCGGGCCGGGGGCATGTCGAAGGCGATCGAGCAGGGGATCCCGAAGCTGCGGATCGAGGAGGCCGCCGCCCGCACCCAGGCCCGGATCGACTCCGGTGCCCAGGCGGTGATCGGCGTCAACACCTACCGCCTCGCCGACGAGGACCCGCTCGACGTGCGCCGGGTCGACAACGACGAGGTCTACCGCCAGCAGATCGCGAAGCTGGAGCGGCTGCGGGCCGAGCGCGACGACGACGACGTACGTCGTGCGCTCGAGGCGTTGACGAAGGCAGCCGGCGAGCCGGAGGGCCAGGGAGACAACCTCCTCGCGCTGGCCGTGGACGCCGCCCGGGCCAAGGCGACGGTCGGCGAGATCAGCGGCGCGCTGGAGCAGGTCTGGGGCCGGCACCGCGCCACGATCCGTACCATCTCCGGTGTGTTCCGCGACGAAGCCGGCAGCGCGGGGGACCAGCTCGTCGAGCAGGTGCTCGCCGCCACCGCCGACTTCGAGGAGGCCGAGGGCCGCCGCCCGCGGATCCTGATCGCGAAGATGGGCCAGGACGGCCACGACCGCGGCCAGAAGGTCGTGGTGAGCGCGTTCGCCGACATGGGCTTCGACGTCGACGTCGGGCCGTTGTTCTCCACGCCCGAGGAGGTCGCCCAGCAGGCCGTCGACGCGGACGTGCACATCGTCGGCGTGAGCAGCCTCGCGGCCGGCCACCTGACCCTGCTCCCGGCGCTGAAGCAGGCGCTGGCCGACCTCGGACGCGACGACATCATGATCGTGATCGGCGGGGTGATCCCGCCGGCCGACGTGCCCGCGCTGACCGAGATGGGCGCAGCGGCGATCTTCCTGCCCGGCACCGTGATCGCGGCGTCCGCGCTGGACCTGCTGGCCCGGCTCCGGGCCCGGCTCGACACCTGA
- a CDS encoding methylmalonyl-CoA mutase family protein — protein MTDVQGGLDEPEALQPDPGALALVSAADDWSRADWEGAAAKVLRKTRRLGEDSPDDAVWAALTRTTYDDIAIPPLGTRADLDDLVTRGRPTRHGPWDVRTRTSGDSGAAVADLENGATSLWLVADEVAPDELPAALTGVRLDLAAVVLEGPTRAHAEALVALGPLHPDSNLGAAPDADPVDLEVFARLAQEAGVRAVVVDGTTVHEQGASDGQELGWVLARGAHVLRVLDAAGVPPEDAFGLVEVRVAATDEQFTTMAKFRALRRLWARLAELCQVADPRTRIHAVTSRSMTSAYDVHVNLLRGTVAAFGAGVGGADSITVVPFDEPTGEVSVLGRRMARNTSALLVAESHVAAVADPAGGAYAVERLTDDLARVAWAELGRIESDGLGAFEGRVRDVRARREVDVATRRRPLTGLSEFPRLGDPAPARRNLTYRWGAAFEALRAQPPTTHAFLATLGPVAAHTARAGFATNLFAAGGVAVDVAGPTAGVDDLVAAYDGQPVVCLAGTDAAYAEWGEAAASALRGAGARHVVVAGKPADWADDSCALGVDAVDFLTRTRGHLA, from the coding sequence ATGACCGACGTGCAGGGTGGTCTCGACGAGCCCGAAGCGCTGCAACCGGACCCCGGCGCGCTCGCCCTGGTCTCGGCGGCCGACGACTGGTCCCGTGCGGACTGGGAGGGCGCGGCCGCGAAGGTCCTCCGCAAGACCCGACGGCTGGGTGAGGACTCGCCCGACGACGCCGTCTGGGCGGCCCTGACCCGGACGACGTACGACGACATCGCGATCCCCCCGCTCGGCACCCGCGCCGACCTGGACGACCTCGTCACGAGGGGTCGGCCGACCCGACACGGCCCGTGGGACGTGCGCACCCGCACCTCCGGCGACAGCGGCGCCGCGGTGGCGGACCTCGAGAACGGCGCCACCAGCCTGTGGCTGGTCGCCGACGAGGTGGCCCCGGACGAGCTGCCCGCTGCCCTGACCGGAGTGCGGCTCGACCTCGCCGCGGTCGTGCTGGAGGGTCCGACGCGCGCCCACGCGGAGGCCCTGGTGGCCCTGGGGCCGCTGCACCCGGACAGCAACCTGGGCGCGGCGCCGGACGCCGATCCCGTCGACCTCGAGGTCTTCGCCCGGCTCGCCCAGGAGGCCGGGGTGCGTGCGGTCGTCGTCGACGGCACCACGGTCCACGAGCAGGGTGCCTCCGACGGCCAGGAGCTCGGCTGGGTGCTGGCCCGCGGAGCGCACGTGCTGCGCGTCCTCGATGCGGCCGGGGTGCCACCCGAGGACGCCTTCGGCCTGGTCGAGGTCCGGGTCGCCGCCACCGACGAGCAGTTCACCACGATGGCCAAGTTCCGCGCCCTGCGTCGGCTCTGGGCCCGGCTGGCCGAGCTGTGCCAGGTCGCCGACCCGAGGACCCGGATCCACGCCGTGACCAGCCGCTCGATGACAAGCGCCTACGACGTGCACGTCAACCTGCTCCGGGGGACCGTCGCCGCGTTCGGCGCGGGAGTCGGCGGTGCGGACTCGATCACCGTGGTGCCCTTCGACGAGCCGACCGGGGAGGTCTCCGTGCTCGGTCGGCGGATGGCCCGCAACACCAGCGCGCTGCTGGTCGCGGAGTCGCACGTGGCCGCGGTGGCCGACCCCGCCGGCGGGGCGTACGCCGTCGAGCGCCTCACTGACGACCTGGCCCGCGTCGCCTGGGCCGAGCTCGGCCGGATCGAGAGCGACGGCCTCGGCGCCTTCGAGGGCCGGGTGCGCGACGTCCGAGCCCGCCGCGAGGTCGACGTGGCGACCCGGCGCCGGCCGCTGACCGGGCTCAGTGAGTTCCCGCGCCTGGGAGACCCGGCACCGGCGCGACGCAACCTGACCTACCGGTGGGGGGCGGCGTTCGAGGCCCTGCGGGCTCAGCCGCCGACCACGCACGCCTTCCTGGCGACCCTGGGGCCGGTCGCCGCGCACACGGCCCGGGCCGGCTTCGCCACCAACCTGTTCGCCGCCGGTGGTGTCGCCGTGGACGTCGCCGGACCCACGGCCGGGGTCGACGACCTGGTCGCTGCCTACGACGGCCAGCCGGTCGTCTGCCTGGCCGGGACCGACGCGGCGTACGCCGAGTGGGGCGAGGCGGCCGCCTCCGCCCTCCGCGGAGCCGGGGCCCGGCACGTCGTCGTGGCCGGGAAGCCCGCCGACTGGGCCGACGACTCGTGTGCCCTCGGGGTCGATGCCGTCGACTTCCTGACCCGGACGAGGGGACACCTCGCATGA
- a CDS encoding succinate dehydrogenase/fumarate reductase iron-sulfur subunit gives MGYTLKMRLWRGDQSGGDLQDYDVEVETGEVVLDAIHRVQATQAGDLAVRWNCKAGKCGSCSAEINGKPRLMCMSRLSDYPETETITVTPMRTFPVIRDLVTDVSYNYEKAKELPYVELPPRDADGKRRMMQEDVERGQEFRKCIECFLCQNTCHVVRDHEENKKAFAGPRFFLRYAELDMHPLDTLDRRETTREQAGLGMCNITKCCTEVCPEGIHITDNAIIPMKERVVDKTYDPLVWLGNKIGIRNKDRDSRTEV, from the coding sequence ATGGGATACACGCTCAAGATGCGGCTCTGGCGCGGCGACCAGTCCGGGGGCGACCTCCAGGACTACGACGTCGAGGTCGAGACCGGCGAGGTCGTGCTCGACGCGATCCACCGCGTCCAGGCCACCCAGGCCGGTGACCTCGCGGTCCGCTGGAACTGCAAGGCCGGGAAGTGCGGCTCGTGCAGTGCGGAGATCAACGGCAAGCCCCGACTGATGTGCATGTCTCGGCTCTCGGACTACCCCGAGACCGAGACCATCACGGTCACTCCGATGCGCACCTTCCCGGTGATCCGCGACCTGGTCACCGACGTGTCGTACAACTACGAGAAGGCCAAGGAGCTGCCCTACGTCGAGCTCCCGCCCCGCGACGCCGACGGCAAGCGCCGGATGATGCAGGAGGACGTCGAGCGCGGGCAGGAGTTCCGCAAGTGCATCGAGTGCTTCCTGTGCCAGAACACCTGCCACGTGGTGCGCGACCACGAGGAGAACAAGAAGGCGTTCGCCGGCCCGCGGTTCTTCCTGCGGTACGCCGAGCTCGACATGCACCCGCTGGACACCCTCGACCGTCGGGAGACGACCCGCGAGCAGGCCGGGCTGGGGATGTGCAACATCACCAAGTGCTGCACCGAGGTCTGTCCCGAGGGCATCCACATCACCGACAACGCGATCATCCCGATGAAGGAGCGCGTGGTCGACAAGACCTACGACCCGCTGGTCTGGCTGGGCAACAAGATCGGGATCCGTAACAAGGACCGCGACAGCCGTACCGAGGTCTGA
- a CDS encoding fumarate reductase/succinate dehydrogenase flavoprotein subunit produces the protein MTTTSETPSVPDSDVEKHQYDVVVIGAGGSGLRAAIAAHEAGARVALVCKSLLGKAHTVMAEGGAAAALGNLWPDDSWQVHFRDTMRGGKMLNNWRMAQLHAQEAPERVLELEDWGALFDRTKDGLISQRDFGGHRYARLAHVGDRTGLEMIRTLQQRAVQLGVEVFMECTITDLLKDGDRVSGAFGYWRETGRFITFDAPSIVLATGGIGKSFKVTSNSWEYTGDGHAMALRAGAKLINMEFVQFHPTGMVWPPSVKGLLVTESVRGDGGILKNSEGKRFMFDYIPEFFKSETADTEEEADRWYEDKKNNRRPPELLPRDEVARAINSEIKAGRGSEHGGVYLDIASRRTPEFIRKRLPSMYHQFKELADVDITVEAMEIGPTCHYVMGGVEVDADTELSGVEGLYAVGECSGGMHGSNRLGGNSLSDLLVFGRRAGESAAAYVAGLGAARPAVSDDDLAAARSFALKPFDPASGDNENPYKVQQDLQQTMNDLVGIIRTRAELESSLAEIEKLKVRAAHLKVEGQREYNPGWHLALDLHNMLLVSECIAKAALEREESRGGHTREDHPGFNEEWGTKNIVLSINSAGDGVDLATQPLPVMPDELAAFFEEGH, from the coding sequence ATGACCACCACCTCCGAGACGCCGAGCGTCCCCGACAGCGACGTCGAGAAGCACCAGTACGACGTCGTCGTGATCGGCGCCGGTGGCTCCGGGCTCCGGGCCGCGATCGCGGCTCACGAGGCCGGCGCCCGGGTCGCCCTGGTCTGCAAGTCGCTGCTCGGCAAGGCCCACACGGTGATGGCCGAGGGCGGTGCCGCGGCAGCGCTGGGCAACCTGTGGCCCGACGACAGCTGGCAGGTGCACTTCCGCGACACCATGCGCGGCGGCAAGATGCTCAACAACTGGCGGATGGCCCAGCTCCACGCGCAGGAGGCACCCGAACGGGTCCTCGAGCTCGAGGACTGGGGGGCGCTCTTCGACCGCACCAAGGACGGGCTGATCTCACAGCGCGACTTCGGTGGCCACCGCTACGCGCGGCTCGCGCACGTCGGGGACCGCACCGGACTGGAGATGATCCGCACCCTCCAGCAGCGAGCCGTGCAGCTCGGCGTCGAGGTGTTCATGGAGTGCACGATCACCGACCTCCTCAAGGACGGCGACCGGGTCTCCGGGGCCTTCGGCTACTGGCGCGAGACCGGCAGGTTCATCACCTTCGACGCGCCCAGCATCGTGCTCGCCACCGGCGGCATCGGCAAGAGCTTCAAGGTCACCTCGAACTCCTGGGAGTACACCGGCGACGGCCACGCGATGGCCCTGCGCGCCGGCGCGAAGCTGATCAACATGGAGTTCGTCCAGTTCCACCCGACCGGGATGGTCTGGCCGCCCTCGGTGAAGGGCCTGCTGGTCACGGAGTCGGTGCGTGGCGACGGCGGCATCCTGAAGAACTCCGAGGGCAAGCGGTTCATGTTCGACTACATCCCGGAGTTCTTCAAGAGCGAGACGGCCGACACCGAGGAGGAGGCCGACCGCTGGTACGAGGACAAGAAGAACAACCGCCGGCCACCCGAGCTGCTGCCACGTGACGAGGTCGCGCGGGCGATCAACTCCGAGATCAAGGCCGGCCGCGGCTCCGAGCACGGCGGGGTCTACCTCGACATCGCGTCGCGTCGTACCCCCGAGTTCATCCGCAAGCGCCTCCCGTCGATGTACCACCAGTTCAAGGAGCTGGCCGACGTCGACATCACCGTCGAGGCGATGGAGATCGGCCCGACCTGCCACTACGTCATGGGTGGCGTCGAGGTCGACGCCGACACCGAGCTGAGCGGGGTCGAGGGCCTGTACGCCGTCGGCGAGTGCTCCGGCGGCATGCACGGCTCCAACCGGCTCGGCGGCAACTCGCTGTCCGACCTGCTGGTGTTCGGGCGCCGCGCCGGCGAGTCCGCCGCGGCCTACGTCGCCGGCCTGGGTGCGGCGCGACCCGCCGTCTCCGACGACGACCTGGCCGCCGCCCGCAGCTTCGCGCTGAAGCCTTTCGACCCGGCGTCCGGCGACAACGAGAACCCCTACAAGGTCCAGCAGGACCTCCAGCAGACGATGAACGACCTGGTCGGCATCATCCGCACCCGTGCGGAGCTGGAGTCGTCGCTGGCCGAGATCGAGAAGCTCAAGGTGCGTGCTGCGCACCTGAAGGTCGAGGGACAGCGGGAGTACAACCCCGGCTGGCACCTCGCCCTCGACCTGCACAACATGCTGCTTGTCTCCGAGTGCATCGCGAAGGCGGCGCTCGAGCGCGAGGAGTCACGCGGCGGTCACACCCGCGAGGACCACCCCGGGTTCAACGAGGAGTGGGGCACCAAGAACATCGTGCTGTCGATCAACTCGGCGGGCGACGGCGTCGACCTGGCCACCCAGCCTCTTCCGGTGATGCCGGACGAGCTGGCCGCATTCTTCGAGGAAGGGCACTGA